The DNA sequence TCAAAATCTACGGGATGGTTGTGACCGTGCGCCACGATCCATTTGTAGAGCTCGGGCTTTCGACGCAACAGTCGCGCCGCAGCTCGTTCTTGATTCATTTCAACGGTAGAGTAGGGATTCCAGTGGAAGTGATTAAACAACTCGCCATCTGTTCGACCAAACGCCAAAATCCCCTGCTCACTGGCAAATGCCCCGTGATTGATATATGCCGGGCGCCAGAAGTAGCCGCCGGTCGGCAAATAGCCAAATTGCATCATCCACGATGTGCCCCAGATGTGATAGGCCTCTTCAGCGCAATCATGGTATGAGATGTTGTCTTGGAAAAATCCCGGAACCATGCAATAGAGAAATGAGAGGGCATGAGTCCGTTCATCCATGCGAAGGATTTTCAGATAACATCCAGGGGCTGTCGCCGGAAAGAGCGTCGGCTCGCGCCAGAAAAGATCATCGTAGGCGTTGACCTGAATCAGTCCTGAGCGGTTGGCAGCGTCGTGGTCTTGATCTGATTCTTCAAAATTAGGCTCCGTCTGGTTGTACATCAGCAGCGCCAGACATCCTGTTTTCGTGGAGATTTCCGGCATGGCTACGCCGGCGGGGATGAAGAAGTAATACCCTGGGCCGCACATCCGCTCGCCGACACGCAGCCCACCTTCCATAATCAGCAACTCAATGTCGGAATAACTAAATCCGGGCGGCTGCTTGTAACCAGCGTCGAATTGCACCGTCATGGTGCACGCGCCTGTGTCTTTATCAATGCTCAACATCTTGTAGTGCATCCCTGGAGGGAATCCGGGCAATGTCATTTTTTTGAATGATACATCACGATCGCAAAACGGTTCGATATGTGGTCGTGCCATAGTTGCTCCTTTTCAGT is a window from the Blastocatellia bacterium genome containing:
- a CDS encoding DUF4437 domain-containing protein, producing MARPHIEPFCDRDVSFKKMTLPGFPPGMHYKMLSIDKDTGACTMTVQFDAGYKQPPGFSYSDIELLIMEGGLRVGERMCGPGYYFFIPAGVAMPEISTKTGCLALLMYNQTEPNFEESDQDHDAANRSGLIQVNAYDDLFWREPTLFPATAPGCYLKILRMDERTHALSFLYCMVPGFFQDNISYHDCAEEAYHIWGTSWMMQFGYLPTGGYFWRPAYINHGAFASEQGILAFGRTDGELFNHFHWNPYSTVEMNQERAAARLLRRKPELYKWIVAHGHNHPVDF